In one Lolium rigidum isolate FL_2022 chromosome 3, APGP_CSIRO_Lrig_0.1, whole genome shotgun sequence genomic region, the following are encoded:
- the LOC124696145 gene encoding homeobox-leucine zipper protein HOX12-like yields MNLVDEDMLLFPSFSFPDQSSPADAATPCSGGEQKKAGRQRRRRKARQSASAGDGDDAAAKKRKLSDEQAQFLEMSFRKERKLETPRKLKLAAELGLDTKQVAVWFQNRRARYKSKLIEEEFSKLRAAHDSVVVHNCHLEAELLRLQARLAEAEEEKSKFMAAAATSGCGGGVNSPSSSSFSTVTHTPAAMVGQFGMEEVEADLTYMSEYDYNNYMMDLAAGGYFGGVYDQFCS; encoded by the exons ATGAACCTCGTGGACGAAGACATGCTGCTGTTCCCTTCCTTCTCCTTCCCGGATCAGAGTTCCCCGGCCGACGCCGCCACACCATGCTCCG GTGGTGAGCAGAAGAAGGCCGgccggcagcggcggaggcggaAGGCGAGGCAGTCGGCGTCGGCAGGCGATGGCGACGACGCGGCGGCGAAGAAGCGGAAGCTGAGCGACGAGCAGGCGCAGTTCCTGGAGATGAGCTTCAGGAAGGAACGGAAGCTGGAGACGCCGCGCAAGCTGAAGCTCGCCGCCGAGCTTGGCCTCGACACCAAGCAGGTGGCCGTGTGGTTCCAGAACCGTCGCGCCCGCTACAAGAGCAAGCTCATCGAGGAGGAGTTCTCCAAGCTGCGCGCCGCCCACGACTCCGTCGTCGTCCACAACTGCCACCTCGAGGCCGAG CTGTTGAGGCTCCAGGCGAGGCtagcggaggcggaggaggagaagagcaAGTTCATGGCTGCGGCGGCGACAAGTGGGTGCGGCGGCGGTGTGAACAGCCCGAGCTCGTCGTCGTTCTCGACGGTGACGCACACCCCGGCGGCGATGGTTGGGCAGTTCGggatggaggaggtggaggccgacCTGACATACATGAGCGAGTACGACTACAACAACTACATGATGGACTTGGCGGCGGGCGGCTACTTCGGAGGAGTCTACGACCAATTCTGCAGCTGA